A region from the Hippoglossus hippoglossus isolate fHipHip1 chromosome 18, fHipHip1.pri, whole genome shotgun sequence genome encodes:
- the LOC117779380 gene encoding leucine rich adaptor protein 1-like, translating into MDGDSSALPDLKDIETKLGRKVPDSLIRSLVGGKHHDKHEKSTPPHLVNYNKCCANSGDLKRLESKMQFLKQEMAHLRAIDVKLMQQLMSINEGIESIRWMIEDKGGAASQDGSLTGSLYSLSDSQDGTSLRGSFNSLNDGNSDDLDGLSVGSYLDTLAEDLPDDPSPSDLECFVEKTVIDGDSFSKSPLKLRVESDEYYCFG; encoded by the exons ATGGACGGGGATAGCAGCGCGTTGCCCGACTTGAAGGATATAGAGACCAAGCTGGGTCGCAAAGTGCCGGACAGTCTCATTCGCTCCCTCGTTGGAGGAAAACATCACGACAAGCACGAGAAGTCCACGCCGCCGCATTTAGTCAACTACAACAAGTGCTGTGCCAACTCTGGAGACTTGAAGCGACTGGAGAGCAAAATGCAATTCCTCAAACAAGAAATG GCACATCTACGAGCCATCGACGTGAAGCTGATGCAGCAGCTCATGTCCATCAACGAGGGCATAGAGTCCATCCGCTGGATGATCGAGGACAAGGGAGGCGCCGCCAGCCAAGATGGCAGCCTGACGGGCAGCTTGTACAGCCTATCAGACAGCCAGGACGGCACATCGCTGCGCGGCAGCTTCAACAGCTTGAACGACGGCAACAGCGACGACCTGGACGGCCTGTCGGTCGGCAGCTACCTGGACACTCTAGCAGAAGATCTCCCCGATGATCCGTCGCCCTCGGACCTCGAATGCTTTGTGGAGAAAACTGTAATCGACGGTGATTCCTTCAGCAAGTCGCCGCTGAAACTCAGGGTGGAGTCGGATGAATACTACTGCTTTGGATAA
- the LOC117752093 gene encoding 5,6-dihydroxyindole-2-carboxylic acid oxidase-like, whose amino-acid sequence MWQSCVLVLVGAVVVVAQFPRECVTPVGLGSGQCCPSPSGLDNDLCGSATARGQCVSITADARPHGPQYPHDGRDDRERWPIRYFNRTCQCNGNFSGFNCGRCRHGWTGANCDQRVSVVRRNVMQLSSDQKRAFVSALDQAKRTVHPDLVIATRRHAEILGPDGNTVQFENITIYNYFVWTHYYSVSKTFLGAGQASFGGVDFSHEGPGFVTWHRFHLLQLERDMQDMLQDPSFALPYWNFAIGGSTCDICTDDLMGARSSFDMNSLSPNSIFAQWRVICESVEDYDTLGTICNNTETTPIRRNPAGNVNRPMVQRLPEPQDVADCLQVNAFDTPPYYSTSSESFRNTVEGYSAPQGNYDPAVRSLHNLAHLFLNGTGGQTHLSPNDPIFVLLHTYTDAIFDEWLRRQSPGSATYPEENAPIGHNRGYNMVPFWPPVTNAEMFVMAPENLGYSYEAEWPGQPFTTTEIITMAIVAALVVVAVVFAATTCAVRARSRMEGHQPLLSDQYQRYDDEKSQSVV is encoded by the exons ATGTGGCAAAGCTGCGTTTTGGTGCTTGTGGGCGCGGTGGTCGTGGTCGCTCAGTTCCCCAGAGAGTGTGTGACCCCCGTGGGGCTCGGGAGCGGACAGTGCTGCCCGTCGCCCTCCGGACTCGACAACGACCTGTGTGGCTCCGCCACGGCCCGCGGACAGTGCGTGTCCATCACGGCTGACGCGCGGCCGCACGGGCCCCAGTACCCCCACGACGGCCGGGACGACCGGGAGCGGTGGCCCATCCGTTACTTCAACCGCACTTGTCAGTGTAATGGGAACTTCAGCGGCTTTAACTGCGGCCGCTGCAGGCACGGATGGACCGGAGCCAACTGTGACCAGAGGGTTTCTGTCG tGAGGAGAAACGTGATGCAGCTCAGCTCGGACCAGAAGCGCGCGTTCGTGAGCGCGCTGGACCAGGCCAAGCGCACGGTGCACCCGGACCTGGTGATCGCCACGCGGCGGCACGCGGAGATCCTGGGGCCCGACGGGAACACGGTGCAGTTCGAGAACATCACCATCTACAACTACTTCGTTTGGACCCACTACTACTCCGTCAGCAAGACGTTCCTGGGCGCGGGGCAGGCGAGTTTCGGGGGAGTGGACTTCTCGCACGAGGGTCCCGGGTTCGTGACTTGGCACAGgttccacctgctgcagctggagcgcGACATGCAG GATATGCTCCAAGACCCCTCCTTCGCCCTGCCCTACTGGAACTTTGCCATCGGTGGGAGCACATGTGACATCTGCACCGACGACCTGATGGGCGCCAGGAGCAGTTTCGACATGAATTCCCTGAGCCCCAACTCCATCTTCGCCCAGTGGAGGGTCATCTGCGAGAGCGTGGAGGACTATGACACGCTGGGAACCATCTGCAACA ACACGGAGACGACTCCCATCCGAAGGAACCCAGCGGGGAACGTGAACAGGCCGATGGTCCAGCGTCTCCCGGAGCCCCAGGATGTGGCGGACTGTCTGCAGGTTAACGCTTTCGACACACCGCCGTACTACTCCACCTCCTCTGAAAGTTTCAGAAACACAGTTGAAG GCTACAGCGCCCCCCAGGGGAACTATGACCCCGCGGTCCGGAGCCTCCACAACCTGGCACATCTCTTCCTGAAcggcacagggggacagacccacctctcgcccaacgACCCCATCTTCGTGCTGCTCCACACATACACTGACGCCATCTTTGACGAATGGCTGAGGAGACAGAGTCCAG GTTCAGCAACGTACCCTGAGGAAAACGCCCCCATTGGTCACAACAGGGGCTACAACATGGTGCCTTTCTGGCCTCCAGTGACGAACGCCGAGATGTTTGTGATGGCCCCGGAAAATCTGGGTTACTCTTACGAAGCCGAATGGCCAG GTCAACCTTTCACTACGACGGAAATCATCACCATGGCAATAGTCGCCGCCCTCGTGGTCGTCGCGGTCGTTTTCGCCGCCACCACGTGTGCCGTGCGTGCCCGGTCCAGGATGGAGGGCCACCAGCCTCTGCTCAGTGATCAGTACCAGCGCTACGACGACGAAAAGAGCCAGTCGGTAGTTTAA